One Salvelinus alpinus chromosome 9, SLU_Salpinus.1, whole genome shotgun sequence genomic window, AACATAGTAAACCATTAAAAGGGATTACTATCATTAGCAACAAGTACAGAACACATACAGGGACACTTATTCCTACATTCCCACACGTATCAGTTCATATGtccttcactctctctgtcttactcAAATAGAAACAAACTCACTACCTGCAATCATGACAGAAAATGTAAGCTCAAGGATGGACACCCCAACCAACATTTCCTTGGTGGGCCCAGGGGACCCCATATCCCAGTCTCTGGAGTACAAGACTGTGGCAGTGTTCCTGGTTCTGCTGGTCTGTGGACTTGGCATTGTGGGTAATATCATGGTGGTTCTGGTGGTCCTCACCACGCGACACATGCGTACGCCCACCAACTGCTACCTGGTCAGCCTGGCCATAGCGGACCTGACCGTGCTGGTGGCCGCTGGTCTGCCTAATGTGTCAGACAGCCTGATGGGCACCTGGGTGTTTGGGCATGCTGGCTGCCTTGGTATCACCTACCTCCAGTATCTTGGCATCAATGTGTCCTCCTGCTCCATCACAGCCTTCACTGTGGAGAGGTAAGTGACACCTCAACTACCGTACCCCCTTTTACACATCATCAAGTACCAGCCATAtacggtgcattcagaaagtattcagacctttttccaattgttgttacattacagcctcattctacaatggattaaatagttattttcccctcatcagtctacacacaataacccataatgaaaaaaaaggtttttagaaacgtatgctaatttattaaaaaaatattaaaacggaaatatcacatttacataagtattcagacccttcactcagtactttattgaagaacctttggcagcgattacagcctcaagtcttcttgagtatgacgctacaatcttggcacacctgtatttgtggagtttctcccattcttctctgcagatcctttcaagctctgtcaagttggatggggagtgtcgctacaccgctattttcaggtcaatccagagatgttcgacggggttcaagtccgggctctggctgggtcactcaaggacattcaaagacttgtcccgaagccactcctgcattgccttggctgtgtgcttatggtcgttgccctgttggaaggtgaaccttcaccctagtctgaggtcctgagtgctctgaagcaggttttcatcaaggatctctttgtatttagcgccgttcatctttccctcaatcctgactagtctcacagtccctgcctctgaaaaacattcccacagcatgattctgccaccaccatgcttcaccgtagggaaggtgccaggtttcctctagacgtgacgcttggcattcaggctaaatacttcaatcttggtttcatcagaacagataatcttgtttctcatggtctgaaagtcttctAGGTGCCATTTGACAAAGTAGGCTGTTGTGCCTTTtgctgaagagtggcttccgtctggccactctacgataaaggcctgattggtggagtgctgcagagatgtttgtccttctggaaggtactcccatctccacagaggaactctggagctctgtcagagtgaccatcaggttcttggtcacctccctgaccaaggcccttctcccccgattgctcaatttagccaggcggccagctctaggaagagtggtggttccaaacttcttccattgaaaaatgatggagggcactgtgtttttggggaccttcaatgctacagacattttttgttaccctttCCCCAGACCTGTACCTCaaaacaatcctgtcttggagctctacataAAATAATTTTGATTGGTgtttggtgtttgctctgacatgcactgtcaactgtgggaccttatatagacaggtgtgtgcctttccaaatcatgtccaatcaaatgaatttaccacatgtggactccaaacaaattgtagaaacatctcaaggatgatcaatggaaacaggatacacctgagctcaatttcgaatgtCATAGTAAAAGAGTCTGtagcagtaccagtcaaaagtttggacacacctactcattcaagggttcttctttatttttactattttctacattgtatggaataacacatatggaattatgtagtaaccaaaaagtgttaaacaaatgaaaatatatttttgatttttgaTTATTCCAAGTAGCCActctctgccttgatgacagcttttcacactctcagcattctctccaccagctttacctggaatgcttttccaacagtctttaaggagtacccacatatgctgagcacttgttggcattttcctgtttcctgttgaaaaacaaatgatagtcccactaagtgcaaaccagatgggatgccatattgctgcagaatacggtggtagccatgctggttaagtgtgccttgaattctaaataaatcacagacaatgtcaccagaaaagcagccccacaccatcacacctcctcctccatgcttcatggtgggaaccacacatgcttttccaacagtctttaaggagtacccacatatgctgagcacttgttggcattttcctgtttcctgttgaaaaacaaatgatagtcccactaagtgcaaaccaagGCATAGAGTATATTTTGAAGTCAGATAATCGCAAATCTCATAttcggactcatcagaccaaaggacagatttccactggtctaatgtctattgctcgtgtttcttggcccaagcaactctattcttcttattggtgtcctttagtagtaattctttgcagcaattcgaccataaaggcctgattctcctctgaacagttgatgttgagatgtgtctgttaattgaactctgtgaagcatttatttcggctgcaatttctgaggctggtaactctaatgaacgtatcctctgcagtagaggtaactctgggtctttctttcctgtggcggtcctcatgagagccagtttcatcatatcgctttatggtttttgagactgcacttgaagaaactttcaaagttcttgaaatgttcctgattgactgatcttcatgtcttaaagtaatgatggactgtcatttctctttgcttatttgagctgctcttgccataatataaagacttggtcttttaccaaataggactatcttctgtataccacccctaccctgtcacaacacaactgattggctcaaacgcattaagaaggaatgaaattccacaaattaacttttaacaaggcacacctgttaatttaaatccATTCCAGGTGTCTGTCTAAACCAgcggggcagtattttcacatccggatgaaaagtgtgcctaAAGTAAacgacctgttactcaggcccagaagctaggatatgcgtATAATTGGTGAGATTTGGATATAatacactctaaagtttctaaaactgttaaaataatgtctgtgagtataacaagtGTCACTTGTAAGTGTCACTCCATGTGGACTCTACTGTTTGGTGCGCGTGAACTGGAACgcgcttcacgttgtttttatccggtattggaaacagtttatcccgtcttaaattttatcgattatttacattttaggatacctgaggttggattaggaacgttgtttgatatgtttggaccaagtttacaggtaacttattagatactttgtagtcatgttgggcgagttggaaccagtgtatTTCTGAgtcaaatgcgccaaataaattgacactttggggatataaagaaggacattatcgaacaaaaggaccatttgtgatgtttctggtacattttggagtgccaacagaagaagatattcaaaggtaaggcatttattatatcgttatttctgacttttgtgtcgccacctgcctggttgaaaatgattttcatgtgtttgtatgcggggcgctgtcctcggataatcgcatggtctgctttcgccgtaaagcctttttgaaatctgacactgcggctggattaacaagttaagctttattttgatgtattacacttatatTTTCGTGAATCTTGAATATtgatatttctgtagtttgaatttggcgctctgcaatttcactggatgttgtcaaatcgatcccgctaaagggattggcgcgcgaagggatcactaacaggttaatgtcaagagtgtgtaaagctgtcatcaaggcatagagtggctactttgatgaatctcaaatataaaatatattttgatttgttaattatttttttttactacatgtttccatgtgttatttcgtagttttgatgtcttcactattattctacaatgtagaaaatagtacaaataaagaaaaacccttgaatgagtaggtgtgtccaaactgtatgtaaataaggtatttctgttttcttatttttatacatttgcaaaaatgtataaaaacctattttggctttgtcattatcgggtattgtgtgtagattgatgaggaaacatttttatttaatacattttaaaataagaccgtaacataacaaaatttggaaaaagggccaaggggtctgaatgctttcctaatgcactgtatacaaaaaAATCTATGAATAATTTACTGTATAACGTCTCTGTAGAACAACATGCCGAAGAGTCTATTGTTTGTTCTTCTCCATTTCCAGGTACATTGCTATCTGCCACCCAATGAGGGCCCAGACAGTGTGTACGTTGTCCCGGGCCAAGCGGATCATAGCAGGGGTGTGGGTGTTAACCTGTGTCTACTGCATGCTGTGGTTCTTCCTGGTGGACATCCAGGTAATGAAGGACAGCACCATCCAGTGTGGCTACAAGGTGTCCCGTGACCTCTACCTCCCCATTTACCTCATTGACTTTGCCATCTTCTACGTGATCCCTCTGCTCCTGGCCATAGTCCTGTACGGCCTCATCGCCCGCGTCCTGTACCTCAACCAACTCCCCAACCGGCCCGACGCGGGTACAGTCTCTGCTGGCGCCACCACGCTCCGCAGGAGCTGCAAGGAACCAGCAGACGAAGGAAAAGGGGGTCGTCAGGGCCGCCCGAAGAGTGTGCTCTTCTCCAggaaacaggtgtgtgtgtcaaCGTATATGGAGCACCCTttattttatgtaacctttattttgacagggagtcataGCTTACTGAGACCAAATTATCTTCCACAGAGGAGCCTTGTAATTACAAAGAATATACAAATCACACTAAGAAAAGCAAAACAGAGAGACACAATTCAATCATAGAAAaacacattcttcagtaaaaGGGTCCTCAATCAGCTGTCTGAATGGCCCTAGATGCACCAAATCTTTCAATTTCAGAGAGCTTTGGAGATTATTCCACAAGTAAGGTGCAAAAAACTGAAAGCAGATTGACCTTTAGTAACTCAGTGGAGATCGAAGGGATCCCCAgtgttagccatccctgagaccgggtcTGGTAGCTCGGACGTCTGTATGTTAACAATGAAGGTACGGTAGAAGTTTGTGCAAGagggctttataaacaaaaaGAGTGCAATGGATCGATCTACAAGACTTTAAAGAAGCCTAGCCTATTTTCTAATACTGAATCTTTTGCCCGTAATAAAGTGCAGTGCATTATGATAAGCTGCACCCAATAGCTTTAATAcagtggcggggggggggggcagcagttTCTATTATgtaagtcactgacagtcactcaatttgcCATGTCAGCCAACCATTTTTTGATTTGTAGTGTGTCAGTGTCCTCTACTGTCTCCTTTCTCATTATTTTGTTCAAAATAGTAGATCATAAACACTTTGTTTCAATTATTCAAAAACAAAGAATTCTTCACCCGGTAGTGGTTCTGAAAGTTGTCTATAGTCATTTCCATATTGATTACCAGAGTTTTTGTCAATGACCTAGAACAAGAATTCGATCAATTGATTTTTTAAAAATGGTGTTgctaaattagtctagccagctatctaaacttgtagtaattatGGCCGAATACCAACCGGGCATGCAGGGCacatgcccaggggccctgacctccagggggcccccattgattttgtcacgctcactcagatatcatattaacatggcataagttatgacaaaatgtgtagaattgcgggAATTTAGCTTTAAAACGTGTTATGTCCCCAGCAAGAAAACAAAATACTGTCACTCTAACAGAagggggaactaacaaagagtcactgacaacaggcaaaacgaaacaggtggggttttaggaggggttctgaaagacactcatggaggtgtccactgaaagttgactaacaacaacaactggaatctaaaagacacccaccatgagaggccactaaatttgcccaagaagaggcaaacaaaaaagaaacccacaccaaacttaaagacaggaagcaaaccaaaaagttgagcaaaacaaaaacagggaggATCAAATAAAGGATTGTTTGTCTAGAGATTAAAATAGGGAGcgccaactaaaggtgttaaccctccacatctctcaagaccACTGGAGCACTAGGCCAGCCACTCTTGAATACCATTAGGGCCAGCAAAGGTGAAACACTAATgagatggcaaccagcacaggtgtaacacatactgactaataaTGTGACACCAAACGGTGCGCctaactcatcaatatgctttttGAAAGATAGGTTTTCATCaatccagatgcccagatattcATAATTGGCATGATCAATGTGGACACCATCCAATGCAAAAATCATCAGATGCATTTTTTTGTGTTTTGGAATATAATATACTTGGTTCAGACAGGATACACCACGCATTCATTCAACCATTAGAAAAAGATTACAATACATACAATATGTTAGTCTTGGCATTAGGCTCTGCTCCTTCAGGGTATCTCACTGCCtcatgttaaaggcccagtgcagtcaaaaacgtgtatttatatatacaaaagtatgtggacacaccttcaaaattttgtggatttggctatttcaaaacaaagttttacagctaatttgtgttttttaaaatgtacTATTTCTTATATTGATAggccagaaaatcttaagtgttactacatacagccggaaataactatTGGCTATCAGCGCGACGTCAAtttaccagcactacgaccaggaggGCATttcaactgattccagaggccgacccaaaataACGCCGCTGgagaagagggagacagagcggccttctggtcagacttcggagTCGTGCACACCAActaccgcttccgagtatattactcgctaatgtccggTCCCTAGATAACAATTTCGACGAAATCggggcaagggttgctttccagagagacatcagaggttgtaacatactctgtttcacggaaacatggctctctcgggatatgctgtCAGAGTCAATACAGCCACTGGATTCTCAGTGCGTCACGCCgccaggaataaacatctctccgggaagaagaatggtatgtttcatgattaatgactcatggtgtaattgtaacaatatacaggaactcaagttatTTTGtccacctgacctagaattcctcacaatcaaatgcagaccATATCACCCGAGAGAATTCTCTTAGattagtcacagccgtgtatatcccccttcaagccgataccacaacgaccctcaaggaacttcactggactttatgcaaactggaaaccatatatcctgaggatccatttattgtagctggggattttaacaaagcaaatttgagaacaaggctacctaaattctatcagcatatcgactgtagcactcgcgctggaaaaacactggaccaccgttactctaacttccgtgatgAATACAAGGGCCTctctcgccctcctttcggcaaatctgaccacgactccattttgctcctcccttcctacagACAGATGTTCAAAAAGGAAGTACCCGTGccaaggactattcaacgctggtcttaccaattggaatccacgcttcaagattgttttgatcacgcggactgggatatattccaggtagcctcagagaataatatcaaCGTATACGCTGATTCGCTGAGTGAGtttttataaggaagtgtataggagatgttgtacccactgtgactactaAAACCTGCACAAACCAGAAACCAttgatagatggcggcattcgcgcaaaaccaccacatttaaccatggaaagatgactgggaatatggcgaATACAaagagtgtagttattccctctgcaaggcaatcaaacaagcaacatGTGagcatagagacaaagtggagtcgcaattcaacagctcagacacaagatgtatgtggcagggtctagagacaatcacggactacaaaaggaagccagccacgtcacggacactgaCGTCTTGCGTTCCAGACAAAtgaaacaccttctttgccccctttgaggataatacagtgccaccgacatggcccgctaccaaggactgtgggctctccttctccgtgttaacactcgcaaggctgccggcccagacgtaatccctagctgcgtcctcagagcacgggtagaccagctggctggtatgTTCACAGACatcttcaatctctccctatcccagtctgctgtctccacttgcttcaagatgtccaccattgttcctgtacccaagaaagcaaaggtaactgaactaaatgactatcgccccgtagaactcacttctgtcatcatttttttgtttatttttaattcaCCTTACTTAACCAgccaggccagttgagaacaacttctcatttacaattgcaacctggccaagataaagcaaagcagtgcgacacaaacaacaacacagagttacacatgggataaacaaacgtagagtcaataacacaatagaaaaatctatatacagtgtgttcaaATGCAGTGAGAttggggaggtaaggcaataaataggccatagtggcgaaataattacaatttagcaattaaacactggagtgatagatgtataGAAgaggaatgtgcaag contains:
- the LOC139530053 gene encoding thyrotropin-releasing hormone receptor-like: MTENVSSRMDTPTNISLVGPGDPISQSLEYKTVAVFLVLLVCGLGIVGNIMVVLVVLTTRHMRTPTNCYLVSLAIADLTVLVAAGLPNVSDSLMGTWVFGHAGCLGITYLQYLGINVSSCSITAFTVERYIAICHPMRAQTVCTLSRAKRIIAGVWVLTCVYCMLWFFLVDIQVMKDSTIQCGYKVSRDLYLPIYLIDFAIFYVIPLLLAIVLYGLIARVLYLNQLPNRPDAGTVSAGATTLRRSCKEPADEGKGGRQGRPKSVLFSRKQVTKMLSVVVILFALLWMPYRTLVLINSFIDTPYLDAWFVLFCRICMYANSAINPVVYNLMSQKFRSAFRGLSQCQRQEAHCTLSMNQTGYSMARDPRTSQQTSNETKQGARRVTCTDTVTEWHSKDTSSAQERKDMDHLKEERKDTSFGEINSTPGQSETNSTPGQSETNSTPGQSETNSTPGQSETNSTSGQTEIKATPGQPEMNEAGINHTVL